CAGCAAGGGAAAGCTAGCTGCTTGATGTGTTCTTACAATGCAGTAAATGGGGTTCCAGCATGTGCAGACAAGAATTTGTTGGACAAAGCTCGAGATGAATGGGGCTTTAAAGGGTATAACTTTCTACTCATCATCCCTGGTTGAAtagagtttttcatttttgattgATTTCAAGACGTATACCTATGCATAATGTGATAATGTATTCAATTTGGTGATTGGGAACAGGTACATCACTTCAGACTGTGATGCTGTGGCCACAGTATTTGAATATCAGAATTACACAAAAACTGCTGAGGATGCAGTTGCTGATGTTCTTAAAGCAGGTGcatataatatttttcataTTAAAATTTTCTTGCAATTTCTGTGTGATAAATGTTGTGAACTGGTTCGTGAAGTTATAATCAAATCAGTTATCTGTAGGGACCGATATTAATTGCGGTACGTACTTGGTTCGAAATACTCTTTCTACCATCAAACAAGGAAAGGTGCAAGAGGAAGTCATAGACAAAGCTCTCCTCAATCTTTTCTCTGTTCAGCTCCGTCTTGGGCTGTTCGATGGAGATCCCATAAATGGCCAATATGGAAGGTTAGGACCTCAAGACGTGTGTACATCAGAGCACAAAAATTTGGCACTCGAAGCAGCAAGGCAGGGAATTGTGCTTctaaaaaatgataaaaaatacCTGCCTTTGAAAAAGGGTGTTGATTTTTCGTTGGCTGTTATTGGTCCATTGGCAAACAATGCAAGTTTGCTGGGTGGTGGTTACACAGGTATATGCTTTAGTATGCAGTTTCATGTAAAGTTTCTATAGTTAAATACAGTCTTGCAGTTACCGGAGTTTTTCTTATAGCTGATACTACTTGGTAGAGTCATTGCATGTAACAATGATATGTTCCTCTCAATTATGTCAGCAATTCGAACAAGTAAAGGAGAAAGTAGGAATCAAACATATATTACATGCTTAACCCAGTGTTACACTATGTTTCAAGTATTGACCTCTATAGTAATCACAGGGTTTCATGAGGGTTACTAAAATAATGGTTTGTTGTTTGTACAGGTATTCCCTGCAACCCAAAGACTCCTTTTGAGGGTCTTCAGGAGTACAGAAAACGAACATCTTACACAGCTGGTTGCCTTGATGTACCTTGTGATTCTGATGCTGGGTTCAAGGAAGCTATTCGAGCTGCCAAGGAAGCTGATGTTTCTGTTATAGTTGTTGGTCTTGATGCGtcacaagaaagagaagatCATGACCGAGTTAGTCTTCTCCTACCTGGTAAGCAGATGGCCCTTGTATCTTCAGTAGCTGCGGCAAGTAAAAACCCGGTGATTCTGGTTCTTATTGGTGGTGGACCACTTGATGTATCATTCGCTGAAAAAGACCCAAGAATTGCTAGCATTCTTTATATTGGGTACCCTGGTGAAACTGGTGGGAAGGCTCTATCAGAAATCATTTTTGGAGACTTTAATCCAAGTAGGTATTTGATGCATTGGTCCTATTTTTCAGTTATGAAGAGAAACTTAACACTACATGAAAAGAGTCCACAGTCTAAATGCTATGAGTTCTGTATTATGTAATTATCTCTATTGAGCAGTCAAAATCATGGTCAATTTCAGAACATCAAAGCTAAAGTTTAACATGATCACTTTTTATGTTTATATACAGGTGGAAGGCTGACCATGACTTGGTATTTTGAGTCATTCACCAACATCCCAATGAATGATATGAATATGAGGGCTGATCCTTCTCGAGATTATCCTGGACGAACCTACCGGTTTTACACAGGGAATAGGCTGTATGGATTCGGACATGGATTGAGCTACACTAATTTCAGTTACAACATCGTGTCAGCGCCAACCAGATTAAGCATATCAAGATCTTTCAAGGTTGATTCATTCAAAAACATACTTCACCAGGCAGGAGATATAGTTGATCGTTTACGCCTAGATGAGGTGACGTCTTGTGATTCGTTGAGGTTCTCTGTTGAAATCGATGTGATGAATGTAGGGGACATGGATGGAAGCCATAATGTGCTGTTGTTCTCTCTAGTGCCAGACATTATGAAAGGTGCTCCGAAACAACAGCTCGTTGGTTTTAATCAAGTGCACACTGTTTCATATAAATCTGCATCAACAAGCATTCTAGTGGATCCTTGTACTCATCTTAGCTTCGCAAATGATTACGGCGAAAAGATATTGCCATTGGGTGATCATATGCTAATTGTTGGAGATGTAAATCATTCTGTTACAATTGAAACTAATTGATGTTGTTCTGCAGTACATTCAAGTGCTGATATGCAAATTCATCAGTCAAAAAGAAACATGATACTGGATCATTTCAATATGGACATGAAACTCGTTCATTCTAGATCTTGGTTCTAATGTATGGAATTATGGGTTTAGACATCTAGTCCAACTAACATTACAACAAAATCATCCAGCACAATCAAAACTCACTTAGTTTCATTTTGGCAAAAATATTGGGAAACAAAATTGTCCATATATCCAACTTTTCCCTATTGATCATATCAAATTTCATATCATTCTGGACGAATTTCATGTCATTCTGGGTGCTTTTAAGCCGTATTCTAAGTATGATGCATATAGCATGGATAGTGTGTCACTCTATCACTCTTTTTTTGGCAATATCCCTGAATTTGACTTGGATCACAGGTTTAGGGTTTACCAGTAACACAGGCAAGTAtttaaaagaaagagaaaacaaacaaataattTGTCTTAGCGGATTGGGCTAGGCTGTCTAATATAAGCCCAAGCCCGGAACTTTCCAAGTAAAAAAGACTAGGTTTTCCTTCG
This genomic interval from Argentina anserina chromosome 1, drPotAnse1.1, whole genome shotgun sequence contains the following:
- the LOC126783751 gene encoding probable beta-D-xylosidase 6, producing the protein MSPNNWRSSTLFLFLLQFITTSSNPHPQFPCSQPHHKTLYPFCNTSLPTPTRAQSLVSLLTLNEKIQQLSNNASGIPRLQIPPYEWWSESLHGIATNGPGVSFNGTIPKATSFPQVIVTAAAFNRTLWNLIGGAIAVEGRAMYNFGQAGLTFWAPNVNIFRDPRWGRGQETPGEDPMVASAYAVEFVKGFQGGSGVRNGVGGKRVLEESDGLMLSACCKHFTAYDLEMWGKYSRYSFNAVVSEQDLEDTYQPPFRSCIQQGKASCLMCSYNAVNGVPACADKNLLDKARDEWGFKGYITSDCDAVATVFEYQNYTKTAEDAVADVLKAGTDINCGTYLVRNTLSTIKQGKVQEEVIDKALLNLFSVQLRLGLFDGDPINGQYGRLGPQDVCTSEHKNLALEAARQGIVLLKNDKKYLPLKKGVDFSLAVIGPLANNASLLGGGYTGIPCNPKTPFEGLQEYRKRTSYTAGCLDVPCDSDAGFKEAIRAAKEADVSVIVVGLDASQEREDHDRVSLLLPGKQMALVSSVAAASKNPVILVLIGGGPLDVSFAEKDPRIASILYIGYPGETGGKALSEIIFGDFNPSGRLTMTWYFESFTNIPMNDMNMRADPSRDYPGRTYRFYTGNRLYGFGHGLSYTNFSYNIVSAPTRLSISRSFKVDSFKNILHQAGDIVDRLRLDEVTSCDSLRFSVEIDVMNVGDMDGSHNVLLFSLVPDIMKGAPKQQLVGFNQVHTVSYKSASTSILVDPCTHLSFANDYGEKILPLGDHMLIVGDVNHSVTIETN